A window of the Brassica napus cultivar Da-Ae chromosome C5, Da-Ae, whole genome shotgun sequence genome harbors these coding sequences:
- the LOC106398271 gene encoding putative F-box/FBD/LRR-repeat protein At5g44950 codes for MVGCDCISELPDSLLTHILSYLPTKDAVKTSVLSKSWRFLWLEVTSELDVNAADFLRNEDDSSLVSLLNNRPFLRKFKIRYDSPLRIKRKRGDSNVKKSGERVMEWIAEAIHRGVEHLDVVNETYIRRAIDFMPKYLYVSKRLVSLSLVNVGLEEPKFEVSLPCLKSIHLDNVCYMGDDGLVITERLISGSPVLKTLTTDVPALKKKPQETVFREAPWCLEHVKINKLTMKEEHYGIKLVNYFLENSPAFKKMTSSFIDSRMTNLQSRESGIEIVNYFLENSASLKKMTLSFRDSDMTSEEAESYKKLLTSTKLYPMCQISLSISHEEDCD; via the coding sequence ATGGTGGGTTGCGATTGTATCAGCGAGCTGCCAGATTCTTTGCTAACTCATATACTCTCGTACCTTCCGACCAAAGATGCCGTTAAGACAAGCGTTTTGTCCAAGAGCTGGAGATTTCTCTGGCTAGAGGTCACTTCCGAGCTAGACGTAAACGCCGCTGACTTCCTCCGTAACGAAGACGACTCCTCCTTGGTGAGTTTATTGAACAACAGACCGTTCCTACGAAAGTTCAAGATCAGGTATGACTCTCCCCTAAGAATAAAAAGAAAGCGTGGTGATTCGAATGTCAAAAAGAGTGGTGAAAGAGTCATGGAGTGGATAGCTGAAGCAATTCATCGCGGAGTTGAACACCTAGACGTAGTAAACGAGACGTATATACGGCGTGCTATTGATTTCATGCCTAAGTATCTTTACGTGAGCAAGAGGTTAGTGTCTCTGAGTCTCGTAAACGTAGGGCTTGAGGAACCCAAGTTTGAAGTATCCCTACCTTGTCTCAAGAGCATACATCTAGACAACGTTTGTTACATGGGAGATGATGGTCTCGTGATTACGGAGAGGCTCATCTCAGGGTCTCCTGTGTTGAAAACTCTTACCACGGACGTTCCTGCTTTAAAGAAGAAGCCACAGGAAACCGTATTCAGAGAGGCGCCTTGGTGTTTGGAGCATGTCAAGATCAACAAACTGACAATGAAGGAGGAGCACTATGGGATTAAACTAGTAAACTACTTTCTTGAGAATTCGCCAGCCTTCAAGAAAATGACTTCGAGCTTCATAGATTCTCGTATGACCAATCTTCAATCAAGGGAATCTGGGATTGAAATTGTAAATTACTTTCTTGAGAATTCGGCATCTCTCAAGAAAATGACATTGAGTTTCAGAGATTCTGATATGACCAGTGAAGAGGCAGAGAGCTACAAGAAGCTTCTTACATCCACAAAGCTATATCCCATGTGTCAAATCTCTTTGTCTATTTCACATGAGGAGGATTGTGATTGA
- the LOC106402280 gene encoding YTH domain-containing protein ECT1 produces the protein MATERNAMDSELQTVTDSDSTPKRHNEVFRILLGELQTVTAADSTPKKHDESPPTDDTSRTVTGSTTSSVTVSACANGTDVVSSQPNGNGQAYATDFPKASHRDKNNSSYNNYQDSNLHGDRAVRSYCWSQTSVSSTKPPGNLNVYGQLPSFTQSHAFRPTFKGKQAAGQFTKHANQKTSSVPYSGYYCNGNTNSGFRDQRDEHRKPERNGESDSLVEMKCGPRTSAKTHPPSDSSSSLKQNSSFVLDLRREMFNLPDFQTDYEDAKFFVIKSYSEDDVHKSIKYSVWSSTVNGNKKLDAAYRDAEAKTLVDGKKRPIFLFFSVNASRQFVGLAEMVGYVDMNKDLDFWQVDKWCGFFPVEWHVVKDVPNWELCHIVLDNNEGKAVTHTRDTQEIKLREGLQMLSIFKKFSAVTSLLDDMDFYEEREKSLRLKKEHKPATLRMDLFKEKDYDYENGGNRRMNQDRGYNWSRTQQSLVNQTKNLSIRGGYSVSKNNTRNPR, from the exons ATGGCCACTGAGAGGAACGCTATGGACT CCGAGCTGCAAACTGTAACAGATTCAGATTCGACACCAAAGAGACATAATGAGGTATTTAGAATCTTATTAGGCGAGCTGCAAACTGTAACAGCTGCAGATTCTACACCAAAGAAACATGATGAG TCTCCTCCAACAGATGACACAAGTCGTACCGTCACAGGGTCAACTACCTCATCTGTGACCGTTAGTGCATGTGCTAATG GAACTGACGTAGTCTCTTCTCAGCCAAATGGAAATGGTCAAGCATATGCTACGGATTTTCCAAAG GCAAGTCACCGTGACAAAAACAATAGTTCATATAATAACTATCAAGATTCGAATCTTCACGGTGATCGAGCAGTAAGAAGCTATTGTTGGTCTCAAACTTCAGTGTCGTCTACAAAGCCTCCAGGAAATCTCAATGTTTATGGTCAACTTCCTTCCTTTACACAATCACATGCGTTCAGACCAACATTCAAG GGAAAGCAAGCGGCAGGACAGTTTACAAAACATGCCAATCAAAAGACAAGCTCAGTCCCATATAGCGGTTACTACTGTAATGGAAACACAAATAGTGGTTTCAGGGATCAGAGAGATGAACACAGGAAGCCTGAGAGAAACGGAGAATCTGATTCATTGGTTGAAATGAAATGCGGTCCGAGAACCAGTGCAAAGACTCATCCTCCTTCGgactcatcatcatcactcaAGCAGAACAGTTCGTTTGTATTGGATCTTCGTAGAGAGATGTTTAACCTCCCAGATTTTCAGACCGACTACGAGGATGCCAAGTTCTTCGTGATCAAGTCATACAGCGAAGATGATGTTCACAAGAGTATCAAATACTCCGTGTGGTCAAGCACTGTCAATGGAAACAAGAAACTAGATGCAGCTTACCGTGATGCTGAAGCAAAAACACTCGTTGATGGCAAGAAACGTCccattttcctcttcttctcg gtGAATGCGAGTAGACAGTTTGTTGGATTAGCAGAGATGGTTGGATACGTGGACATGAACAAGGATTTAGATTTCTGGCAAGTTGACAAGTGGTGCGGCTTCTTCCCTGTCGAGTGGCACGTGGTTAAAGACGTCCCTAACTGGGAGCTATGCCACATCGTACTCGACAACAATGAGGGCAAGGCGGTTACTCACACGAGGGATACTCAAGAGATCAAACTCAGAGAAGGTCTCCAAATGCTTTCAATATTCAAGAAGTTTTCCGCGGTGACGTCTTTGTTAGATGACATGGACTTTTATGAAGAACGAGAGAAGTCTCTTCGGTTGAAGAAGGAGCATAAACCAGCTACTCTTCGCATGGATCTCTTCAAAGAGAAAGACTATGAT TATGAGAATGGAGGTAACAGGAGAATGAATCAAGATAGAGGATATAACTGGAGCAGAACACAACAGTCTCTTGTCAATCAAACCAAGAATCTCTCCATAAGAGGAGGCTACTCTGTGTCCAAGAATAACACTCGCAATCCTAGATGA
- the LOC106398272 gene encoding uncharacterized protein LOC106398272, with product MDLKPSLENVISDSTHPTVTPDPRWPSKCRWSIESPPPAISTGTVSTAEKSNGGSELLSPPAVNDDNEVMRHQIDVMVLESNPVVSSEAPDLKQLGESDSVADPELVAARDNTSSDITKISVESPIATFVPSLGAWAKPLAFIPPATPPTPATPSGFNPHDLNNFLDSFWPTLADGFGPNQKKKDHPSAVREFPRMPVQKILVPELKDDGTLRFPWVARMDPATINLYRAAKPTFRLDGTPEVTIPSQVLRLGPENKKEYITGHFHRCSLPPGGLIHDVVNRLGLSHVASGLGEPMQTHKPRLDPTCLGEAKLLVEVELDKPFPKQIALDDKQGNIYLVDVEYTWIPSVCGRCEHLGHKEKRCLLPAVDSNVEIRSTHEDLSAEEPQPEMGKILAQSTVASDQLVSEAENLESQVNIEPKHLSTPVNNPTHSKVHIANGSNSHFTSSPLADTQSAPTKTTIMEEIPSPVIVFETNLVSMDNSLVPPHSHAHESPPTNQIAHIVQDDGEGSMSEATTNLNMSRGGRPIKPLQKFEDMEWKMVRRKGKRGRRGRGNHLPSS from the exons ATGGATCTTAAACCATCATTAGAAAACGTAATCAGTGATTCTACTCATCCCACTGTCACTCCAGATCCTCGTTGGCCATCTAAGTGTCGCTGGTCAATCGAGTCTCCACCGCCGGCAATATCGACAGGTACGGTCTCGACTGCAGAAAAATCAAACGGTGGTTCAGAGTTGTTATCTCCCCCGGCAGTGAACGATGATAATGAAGTCATGAGGCATCAAATAGATGTCATGGTCTTGGAGTCGAATCCTGTGGTTTCAAGCGAAGCCCCAGACTTAAAACAATTAGGGGAAAGTGACTCTGTTGCTGATCCAGAACTAGTGGCTGCCAGAGATAACACCTCTTCAGACATCACTA AAATATCAGTTGAGTCTCCAATAGCTACTTTTGTTCCTTCGCTCGGAGCCTGGGCCAAACCTCTCGCTTTTATACCACCTGCAACTCCTCCAACACCAGCAACTCCAAGTGGTTTCAATCCGCATGATCTTAACAATTTTCTTGACTCTTTTTGGCCAACACTGGCTGATGGATTTGGGCCAAACCAGAAGAAAAAAGACCATCCAAGTGCTGTAAGAGAGTTTCCTCGTATGCCAGTTCAGAAGATTCTGGTCCCTGAGCTTAAAGATGATGGAACATTAAGATTTCCGTGGGTAGCCAGGATGGACCCAGCTACCATAAACCTTTATCGAGCGGCCAAGCCAACCTTTCGACTCGATGGAACTCCAGAGGTAACGATTCCCTCTCAGGTGCTTCGCCTAGGACcagaaaataaaaaggagtaTATCACTGGCCACTTTCACCGCTGCTCTCTTCCTCCAGGGGGTTTAATCCATGATGTGGTTAATAG ATTGGGTCTCAGCCACGTAGCTTCAGGACTTGGTGAGCCTATGCAAACACATAAACCTCGACTTGATCCGACCTGTTTGGGAGAAGCAAAGTTGTTGGTTGAAGTAGAACTTGACAAACCTTTTCCAAAGCAAATTGCCTTGGATGACAAACAAGGTAATATTTACTTGGTGGATGTTGAGTATACATGGATTCCAAGTGTGTGTGGAAGGTGTGAACACTTAGGACACAAGGAAAAAAGATGTCTACTTCCAGCTGTTGATTCAAACGTGGAAATAAGGTCCACACATGAGGATTTATCTGCTGAAGAACCTCAGCCTGAAATGGGAAAGATACTAGCTCAGTCTACTGTTGCATCAGATCAATTGGTATCAGAAGCTGAAAATTTGGAGTCACAAGTGAATATTGAACCGAAGCATCTCTCTACTCCAGTAAATAACCCCACTCACTCTAAGGTACATATAGCCAATGGCTCCAACTCTCATTTCACTTCCTCACCATTAGCAGACACACAATCTGCTCCAACTAAAACCACTATTATGGAAGAAATTCCATCTCCTGTTATTGTCTTTGAGACCAACTTGGTTTCAATGGACAATTCATTGGTCCCTCCACACTCTCATGCACATGAGAGCCCTCCTACCAATCAAATTGCTCATATTGTGCAAGATGATGGAGAAGGGTCTATGAGTGAAGCTACGACAAACCTCAACATGTCTCGAGGTGGTAGGCCAATAAAACCACTCCAAAAATTTGAAGATATGGAATGGAAAATGGTAAGAAGAAAGGGTAAAAGAGGTCGTCGAGGCCGCGGAAACCACCTGCCATCTTCCtaa
- the LOC125587445 gene encoding uncharacterized protein LOC125587445, with the protein MDIPELPRRLYTSGEEPEAHNSISYHTDNSKLHTALRKALTDDEFEELKESSLGVFIKFKEQGFGWASRLVHYMLSFKLDIKKKYEMWSLVGPEPLRFSLLEFENLTGLNCEYIEDLETPKCDVTPEMVSFWGMLGVHLEAGPTTDQIIAALQRCGDWSREDRKRLAYLSIFTGFIEGRKFSTATRSTLARLVMDLERFENYPWGRVAFKVLMDSLWNKEIAGCYTVDGFIQVLQVWTYTAMPELGASIGGPRADSPSPPILAYEGSRGRRSMKAAILSQTRVINFVEKDISEMWPKWDSEVEDLPAENIIKVMYERRPWKWTMDCWEVTGTKVNTKPKVVTPSKKAKEMVVLEEEEEEEEDNPRPRKKARKEAPKVASEEAREEARGATSQDKQPTPLAKETGGRNKQATPQDKQPTPLAKETGGRNKQATPHANETVVSNQPPPHQTKQQPPPPQKKQQQPPPPQKKQPPPQKKQPPQIKERWLPEDTATEANSVNKASKEIVAVTSTDHQPSLASTDQQPSLASTEPSDPVSEPSLVVLDKRAKSKRAKKPAPTVRSPYTAEKKKDKVAAYNPFPPVNKDRLKELADWLKTDPYSQRWYHFLRTARGWLEDCHIDAWINVLRQRYQENPQAFRSERMCFLDHNFSQSWREQYHLFKTSEPDHKGLGRVLPGGASYFYDGSIPSFCQSNKKWGEDIDDIYAPVNLDDKHWVAIWISIPKRHIVVWDSIPSSSVPDAWDAIMEPFLQMVPYLLVECAATDEIRVKYGLEPYTYERPLKGVPTANNGDCGVYTVKYIECHALGVSFDPKDFARCNAKKMRDNMAVDIWKELVDQHLKENVDGDKFVGLYD; encoded by the exons atggatattccagaactcccccgtaggttatacacatcaggggaagaaccagaagcccacaatagcatttcgtatcatacggataacagcaagttgcatactgctcttaggaaagctcttactgatgacgaatttgaagagctcaaggagtcgagtttgggagttttcatcaagttcaaggagcagggatttggttgggcttcaaggctggttcactacatgctcagtttcaagctggacattaagaagaagtatgagatgtggtctctcgttggtccagaacctttgaggttttcactgttagagtttgaaaacctcactggtctaaactgcgagtacatcgaggaccttgagacaccaaaatgtgacgttaccccagagatggtttctttctgggggatgctgggagttcatctggaagctgggccaactactgatcagataatagcagcactgcagagatgcggggattggtccagggaagatcgcaagcggctcgcgtacctctccatcttcactggattcattgaagggagaaagttttcaaccgctacacgatctactctggcaaggctagtgatggatttagaacggtttgagaattatccatgggggagagtcgcatttaaggtgctgatggactctttgtggaacaaagaaattgctggctgttacaccgtggatgggtttatacaagttcttcaggtctggacgtacacagctatgccggaattgggtgctagtattggtggtcccagagcagacagtccgtctccaccgatactggcttacgagggcagcagaggccgcagatcaatgaaagctgctatcttgagtcag acccgcgtgatcaactttgttgagaaggacattagtgaaatgtggccaaaatgggactctgaggttgaggacctgcccgcggagaacatcattaaagtcatgtatgagcggagaccgtggaagtggaccatggattgctgggaagtcactggtactaaggtcaatacaaaacctaaggttgtgactccatcaaagaaggccaaagagatggttgtgttggaggaggaggaggaggaggaggaagacaatccaagacctcggaagaaagctcgtaaagaggctcctaaagtggctagtgaagaggctagagaagaggctagaggg gctacctctcaagataaacagcctacccctcttgccaaagaaaccgggggtagaaacaaacaggctacccctcaagataaacaacctacccctcttgccaaagaaaccgggggtagaaacaaacaggctacccctcatgccaatgaaaccgtggttagtaaccagcctcctcctcatcaaaccaaacagcagcctcctcctcctcaaaagaaacagcagcagcctcctcctcctcaaaagaaacagcctcctcctcaaaagaaacagcctcctcaaatcaaagag agatggttgccggaggatacagcaaccgaggcgaactcggtaaataaggcctccaaagagattgttgctgtcacttccaccgatcaccaaccgagcctcgcttccaccgatcaacaaccgagcctcgcttccaccgagccaagcgatccagtttcagaaccgagcctggttgtattggacaagcgtgcaaagagtaaacgagcgaagaaacctgctcccactgtgagatctccttatacggcagagaaaaaaaaagataaagtggcagcctataatccatttccgccagtaaacaaagatcggttgaaggaactcgctgattggttgaaaactgatccgtacaGCCagaggtggtaccacttcctccggacagccagaggatggctggaagactgc catatagatgcttggattaatgtgctaaggcagaggtatcaggagaacccacaagctttcaggagcgagcgaatgtgcttcctggatcacaacttttcccagtcttggagagagcagtatcacctcttcaaaacatcggaacctgatcacaaaggtttaggaagagttctacctggtggggcgtcgtatttttatgacggatcaataccttcattttgccaatcaaacaagaagtggggggaggacattgatgatatctatgcgccagtgaacttggacgacaagcattgggttgctatttggatatcgatccctaagaggcacatagtcgtctgggacagcataccttcatctagtgtaccagacgcatgggatgcgataatggagccttttctccagatggtcccttatctgcttgttgagtgcgcagccaccgacgaaatacgggtcaaatacgggttggagccatacacatatgagagaccgctgaaaggtgtacccacggccaacaatggtgattgtggcgtgtacactgtaaagtacattgaatgtcatgctctcggtgtctcctttgaccctaaagactttgctaggtgcaacgcaaagaaaatgagggataatatggcggtggatatatggaaggagcttgttgatcagcatctaaaagaaaatgtggatggtgataagttcgtgggcttgtatgattag
- the BNAC05G07280D gene encoding uncharacterized protein BNAC05G07280D: MNESSSWSIYSTKDGESDGPWRSSTSMNAISFGFVATAILISMFLLMAIFEHLFRPENSTFESPHRIRQRQNQSRDGSTHFQKLANQASMVPVNMVVDVSVVMPGEKLPSHIALPAPLPCGREGIRWPLHR; this comes from the exons ATGAACGAGTCAAGTTCGTGGAGCATCTACAGTACCAAAGATGGAGAGAGTGACGGGCCATGGAGATCGTCCACGTCGATGAATGCAATCTCTTTCGGGTTCGTAGCTACGGCGATACTTATCTCCATGTTCTTGTTAATGGCCATCTTTGAACATCTCTTTAGACCTGAGAATTCTACATTTGAGTCACCACATAGGATCAGACAACGACAGAACCAGAGCAGAGATGGGTCCACTCATTTCCAGAAACTTGCTAATCAAGCATCCAtg GTTCCGGTGAATATGGTGGTGGATGTATCGGTAGTGATGCCGGGAGAGAAGCTGCCGTCGCACATAGCTTTGCCGGCTCCTTTACCTTGTGGAAGAGAAGGCATTCGTTGGCCTCTACACCGCTAG
- the LOC106401749 gene encoding uncharacterized protein LOC106401749 — MATTAKNMKGFYKQTKSNITGGISKSKPSSRKVSPKHAATQGSDATQPAALISHGSVDVNDGYDEKEEMLRQFDMNMAYGPCVGMTRVDRWERALRLGMNPPTEIERLLKTEKVQQDCLWQGRV, encoded by the exons ATGGCGACGACAGCGAAGAATATGAAGGGTTTCTACAAGCAGACGAAGAGCAACATCACGGGAGGAATCTCCAAGTCAAAGCCTTCTTCCCGGAAAGTCTCTCCCAAACACGCGGCCACCCAGGGCTCCGATGCTACTCAGCCGGCGGCGTTGATTTCTCACGGCTCCGTCGATGTCAACG ACGGTTATGACGAGAAGGAGGAGATGCTCAGGCAATTTGACATGAACATGGCTTACGGTCCGTGCGTGGGTATGACGAGAGTCGATCGTTGGGAACGTGCTCTGCGTCTTGGGATGAATCCTCCTACTGAAATCGAGAGGCTTTTGAAGACTGAGAAGGTTCAGCAAGATTGTCTGTGGCAAGGTCGTGtctaa